TCTCCTTAATCAAAAAACTATTAAAGTTTCTTTTAAGCGATGAAGAAAATCACACTTTAGAAAATACAAAAGTAAAAGTATCTGAACCAGAAGAAATTGAAGTTAAAGAAGAA
The Prochlorococcus marinus CUG1433 genome window above contains:
- a CDS encoding cell surface protein, with amino-acid sequence MKLLGLNSPEIFIILVVLLSILGTKRIEKGFSLIKKLLKFLLSDEENHTLENTKVKVSEPEEIEVKEE